The genomic stretch AATGTTAAGAATCTGATTCCTTACAAGAAATAAGTATAAGGAGATAGTATCATGCGTATTAAAAGAGGTGTAAACGCGGTTAAAAAGCGCAGAAAAATATTCAAATTATCCAAAGGATATTTCGGTTCCAAGAGTAAATCGTACAGGATCGCCCGCGAAGCGGTGATGAAATCTTTGATGTATGCCTACGTCGGCAGAAAGAACAGAAAAAGAGATTTCCGCCAACTCTGGATCGCGCGTATCAACGCGGCTGCTCGCCTGAACGGGCTTTCTTACAGCAAGTTCATGCACGGTTTGAAGGTTGCCGGTATCAATTTGAACAGAAAAGTCCTCGCTGACATCGCGGTCAACGACGCGGCAGGTTTTGCCGCTCTTGCCGAGAAAGCGAAGGCTGCCAACGCTTAATCGATAAAAAGCCTTCTTACGTCAGTTAGGAAGGCTTTTTGCATAGTATAAATATGATTACGTCGAAAAGCAACCCGACCGTAAAGAGAGTCAACTCTTTAAAAGAGAAAAAATATCG from Candidatus Borkfalkia ceftriaxoniphila encodes the following:
- the rplT gene encoding 50S ribosomal protein L20, which gives rise to MMRIKRGVNAVKKRRKIFKLSKGYFGSKSKSYRIAREAVMKSLMYAYVGRKNRKRDFRQLWIARINAAARLNGLSYSKFMHGLKVAGINLNRKVLADIAVNDAAGFAALAEKAKAANA